In Arthrobacter sp. UKPF54-2, the following are encoded in one genomic region:
- a CDS encoding heavy metal translocating P-type ATPase, giving the protein MKIVLRYPLVAGTVAVLLAVILLLVSGQDGIARIAASIYALAVAAYLAVGMVRRLVGGQWGIDILAVTAIVSTVLVGEIVASMIIVLMMAGGTALEDYAAGRAKKELTSLLERVPQTAHRERAAAPGTNAANTTDTNTDGQHEDVAATDVAVGDILLVRPGEVVPLDGVLLSEAGTFDESSLTGESLPVERAAGEPLMSGSLNGEAAIRMRVTALMEDSQYSRIVALVKEAAESKAPMVRLADRYAVPFTAFAYLLGAVGWIISGSPARFAEVLVVATPCPLLIAAPVAFLGGMSRAARGGIIVKYAGVLELLGRIRTAAFDKTGTLTYGRPALVEVRTTGTLPEDEVLRLAASAEQYSSHVLAASVMDAARSRVLAFERASEATEYATHGVRARFDGRDVVVGKPNFVAESAAGVTETELASGQLAIYVGVGREFAGCLVMSDPIRAEARRTLAELLDLGVTETVMLTGDALATAEHIAAAAGLTDVRAECLPPDKVEAVRSLPLRPVMMVGDGVNDAPVLAVADVGIAMGARGSTAAGESADVVIILDDLSKVASAVRIGQRTVKVALQSIWIGIALSVALMVAAAAGYVPAVAGALSQEVVDLATILNALRALSSGQPAGSVAGRPSPRTPASRLPRSAGRS; this is encoded by the coding sequence GTGAAAATTGTGCTCCGGTATCCGCTGGTTGCGGGCACGGTTGCCGTTCTCCTGGCGGTGATATTGCTGCTGGTGTCGGGCCAGGACGGCATCGCGAGGATCGCCGCGAGCATCTATGCCCTCGCCGTGGCGGCCTACCTCGCCGTTGGTATGGTCCGCCGCCTGGTCGGCGGCCAGTGGGGCATCGACATCCTCGCCGTCACGGCCATCGTCAGCACCGTGCTGGTGGGCGAAATCGTCGCCTCCATGATCATCGTGCTCATGATGGCCGGCGGCACCGCCCTCGAAGACTACGCCGCGGGCCGGGCCAAGAAGGAACTGACGTCCCTGCTGGAGCGCGTCCCGCAGACCGCCCACCGGGAACGCGCCGCCGCGCCCGGCACCAACGCCGCGAACACCACCGACACCAACACCGACGGCCAGCATGAGGACGTGGCGGCCACGGACGTCGCGGTCGGCGACATCCTGCTGGTCCGGCCCGGCGAAGTGGTCCCGCTGGACGGCGTGCTGCTCTCCGAGGCCGGGACGTTCGACGAGTCCTCGCTCACCGGGGAAAGCCTGCCGGTGGAACGGGCGGCCGGCGAGCCCCTGATGAGCGGGTCGCTGAACGGCGAGGCCGCCATCCGGATGCGGGTCACGGCGCTGATGGAGGACTCGCAGTACAGCCGGATCGTCGCCCTCGTGAAGGAGGCGGCCGAGAGCAAGGCGCCCATGGTGCGGCTGGCGGACCGCTACGCCGTCCCGTTCACCGCCTTCGCCTACCTGCTGGGTGCCGTCGGCTGGATCATCAGCGGCAGCCCGGCCCGTTTCGCCGAGGTCCTGGTGGTCGCCACGCCGTGCCCGCTCCTGATCGCCGCGCCGGTGGCTTTCCTGGGCGGCATGAGCCGGGCCGCGCGCGGCGGCATCATCGTCAAGTACGCCGGGGTGCTGGAGCTCCTGGGCCGGATCCGCACCGCCGCCTTCGACAAGACCGGAACGCTCACCTACGGCAGGCCGGCCCTGGTGGAGGTCCGGACCACCGGGACCCTGCCGGAGGACGAGGTGCTGCGGCTGGCCGCCTCCGCCGAGCAGTACTCCTCCCACGTGCTCGCGGCCTCGGTGATGGACGCCGCCCGCTCCCGCGTGCTGGCCTTCGAACGCGCTTCCGAGGCCACCGAATACGCCACGCACGGCGTCCGCGCCCGCTTCGACGGCCGGGACGTGGTGGTGGGCAAGCCCAACTTCGTGGCCGAGTCGGCCGCCGGCGTGACCGAGACGGAACTCGCCAGCGGCCAGCTCGCCATCTATGTGGGGGTGGGCCGCGAATTCGCCGGCTGCCTCGTGATGAGCGACCCGATCCGCGCCGAGGCCCGCCGCACCCTGGCCGAACTCCTTGACTTGGGCGTCACCGAGACCGTGATGCTCACCGGCGACGCCCTGGCCACCGCCGAGCACATCGCCGCGGCCGCCGGACTCACCGATGTCCGGGCCGAATGCCTGCCGCCGGACAAGGTGGAAGCTGTGCGGTCGCTGCCGCTGCGCCCGGTCATGATGGTGGGCGACGGCGTCAACGACGCCCCCGTCCTCGCGGTCGCCGACGTCGGGATCGCGATGGGTGCGCGGGGCTCGACGGCGGCCGGCGAGTCCGCCGACGTCGTGATTATCCTCGACGACCTGTCCAAGGTGGCCTCGGCCGTGCGGATCGGCCAGCGGACCGTGAAGGTGGCGCTGCAGAGCATCTGGATCGGAATCGCGCTGAGCGTGGCGCTGATGGTGGCGGCCGCCGCGGGCTATGTCCCCGCCGTCGCCGGGGCGCTGTCCCAGGAAGTGGTGGACCTCGCCACCATCCTGAACGCGCTGCGGGCGCTCAGCTCCGGGCAGCCCGCGGGCAGCGTCGCCGGACGGCCTAGCCCCCGGACACCAGCTTCTCGGCTTCCGCGATCCGCGGGACGGTCCTGA
- the ppsA gene encoding phosphoenolpyruvate synthase, producing the protein MPEHVLWFEEIGMGNVPQVGGKNASLGELIQSLKARGVRVPDGFATTAAAYRTFLAANGIEPAMRSRILAYRAGDATLRETGEAIRELFLASEFPADIAESIRSHYADLGRRAGRERLSVAVRSSATAEDLPDASFAGQQETFLNVAGDRELMDACRRCYASLFTDRAISYREVKGFDHLDVALSIGVQRMVRSDVGASGVMFSIDTDSGFPRAAVISAAWGLGETVVQGSINPDKYLVFKPLLGDVAGEGAAEGISPIIEKTRGSKAQKMVYSRGGHARTRTVDTSDAERRAFVLADAEILTLARWAVTVEEHYGRPMDMEWARDGETGELFMVQARPETVQSLKTGSRFTLHHMLETGTVLATGAAIGDSIAQGTACVIRSAADIEKFRDGAILVTEMTDPDWVPIMKRAAGIVTDHGGPTSHAAIVSRELGVPAVVGTGNATGVLAEGLAVTLSCAEGDQGRVYAGTLAFETEEVDLGELPATRTKVMVNIASPAAAFQWWRLPADGVGLARMEFIISALIRVHPMALVHPERVTDPQEAAQIRDLTRGYADPSDYFVDTLALGIAKIAAPYHPNPVIVRLSDFKTNEYAHLIGGAAFEEAEENPMLGFRGASRYYDERYREGFALECRALKRVRERLGFANIIVMVPFCRTPQEADKVLAVMAENGLVRGEHGLQVYMMCEIPSNVVLAERFATRFDGFSIGSNDLTQLVLGVDRDSAQLAALFDERDEAVMAMISEAIRKAHAAGIKIGICGQGPSNHPEFAAFLVSEGIDSISLNPDSYLRTVPRIAEAEKLVSGG; encoded by the coding sequence ATGCCCGAACACGTGCTGTGGTTTGAAGAAATCGGCATGGGCAACGTCCCCCAGGTGGGCGGGAAGAACGCCTCGCTGGGCGAACTCATCCAGTCGCTCAAGGCCCGGGGAGTGCGCGTCCCGGACGGGTTCGCCACCACCGCCGCGGCCTACCGGACCTTCCTCGCGGCGAACGGGATCGAACCGGCGATGCGCTCGCGGATCCTGGCCTACCGCGCCGGCGACGCCACGCTGCGCGAAACCGGCGAAGCCATCCGCGAACTGTTCCTGGCCAGCGAATTCCCGGCGGACATCGCCGAATCCATCCGCTCGCATTACGCGGACCTGGGCCGGCGCGCCGGCCGCGAGCGGCTCTCCGTCGCCGTCCGCAGCAGCGCCACGGCCGAGGACCTGCCCGACGCCAGCTTCGCCGGCCAGCAGGAGACCTTCCTCAACGTCGCCGGGGACCGGGAACTCATGGACGCCTGCCGGCGCTGCTACGCCTCGCTGTTCACCGACCGTGCCATCAGCTACCGGGAGGTCAAGGGCTTCGACCACCTCGACGTCGCGCTCTCGATCGGGGTGCAGCGGATGGTGCGCTCCGACGTCGGCGCCTCCGGGGTGATGTTCTCCATCGACACGGACTCGGGTTTCCCGCGCGCGGCCGTGATCAGCGCCGCCTGGGGCCTCGGGGAAACCGTGGTCCAGGGCAGCATCAACCCGGACAAGTACCTCGTGTTCAAGCCGCTGCTCGGAGACGTCGCGGGCGAAGGAGCGGCGGAGGGGATCAGCCCGATCATCGAAAAAACCCGTGGCTCCAAGGCGCAGAAGATGGTCTACAGCCGAGGCGGCCACGCCCGCACCCGGACAGTGGACACCTCCGACGCCGAACGCCGCGCCTTTGTCCTCGCCGACGCCGAGATCCTCACCCTGGCCCGCTGGGCCGTGACCGTCGAGGAGCACTACGGCCGGCCGATGGACATGGAATGGGCCCGCGACGGCGAAACGGGCGAACTCTTTATGGTCCAGGCCCGGCCCGAGACCGTGCAGTCACTCAAAACCGGCTCCCGCTTCACCCTGCACCACATGCTGGAAACCGGAACCGTCCTCGCAACCGGGGCCGCGATTGGGGACTCGATCGCGCAGGGGACGGCGTGTGTGATCCGTAGCGCCGCGGACATTGAGAAGTTCCGCGACGGCGCCATCCTCGTCACCGAAATGACCGACCCGGACTGGGTCCCCATCATGAAACGCGCCGCCGGGATCGTCACCGACCACGGCGGCCCCACCAGCCACGCGGCGATCGTCAGCCGGGAACTTGGGGTCCCCGCCGTCGTCGGGACCGGCAACGCCACCGGGGTGCTGGCCGAGGGTCTGGCGGTGACCCTGTCCTGCGCCGAGGGGGACCAGGGCCGCGTCTACGCCGGCACGCTCGCGTTCGAAACCGAGGAGGTGGACCTGGGCGAACTGCCGGCGACGCGCACCAAGGTGATGGTCAACATCGCCAGCCCCGCGGCCGCCTTCCAGTGGTGGCGGCTGCCCGCGGACGGCGTCGGGCTGGCCCGGATGGAGTTCATCATCAGCGCCCTGATCCGGGTCCATCCGATGGCGCTGGTCCATCCGGAACGGGTCACGGACCCGCAGGAGGCCGCGCAGATCCGGGACCTGACGCGCGGCTACGCCGATCCGAGCGACTACTTTGTGGACACCCTGGCCCTGGGCATCGCGAAGATCGCCGCGCCCTACCACCCGAACCCGGTGATTGTGCGGCTCAGCGACTTCAAGACCAACGAATACGCTCACCTGATCGGCGGAGCCGCCTTCGAGGAGGCCGAGGAGAACCCGATGCTGGGGTTCCGCGGCGCCTCCCGGTACTACGACGAGCGGTACCGGGAGGGCTTCGCGCTCGAATGCCGGGCGCTGAAGCGGGTCCGGGAGCGGCTCGGCTTCGCCAACATCATCGTGATGGTCCCGTTCTGCCGGACGCCGCAGGAAGCGGACAAGGTGCTGGCTGTGATGGCGGAGAACGGCCTGGTCCGCGGCGAGCACGGCCTGCAGGTCTACATGATGTGCGAAATCCCCTCCAACGTGGTCCTGGCCGAGCGGTTCGCCACCCGCTTCGACGGGTTCTCGATCGGCTCCAACGACCTCACCCAGCTGGTCCTGGGCGTGGACCGCGACTCGGCGCAGCTCGCCGCACTGTTCGACGAGCGCGACGAGGCCGTGATGGCGATGATCAGCGAGGCGATCCGCAAGGCGCACGCCGCCGGGATCAAGATCGGGATCTGCGGGCAGGGCCCCAGCAACCACCCGGAATTCGCGGCCTTCCTGGTCAGCGAGGGCATCGACTCGATCTCGCTGAACCCGGACAGCTACCTCAGGACCGTCCCGCGGATCGCGGAAGCCGAGAAGCTGGTGTCCGGGGGCTAG